The Pyrus communis chromosome 9, drPyrComm1.1, whole genome shotgun sequence genome has a segment encoding these proteins:
- the LOC137745672 gene encoding uncharacterized protein — translation MAKKKVTLQPNDTKEVTHHSKTHHITHKAAAAAAMDEPSEKLENLKSLNSLLLKETKDRRQQVESLVQAKAGLESELSRFLVESESLVSELSEKSEENVGLELEKTVYGVFVLAQMGQMMRERVEIERAMSERDGEIVELKREVEELAGGLEIEKGKLSRVCWERDCVKRDFSDLSEEANGLKLKVVEMEKKERVFGEEFQKLKVHCNGLVQDKAGKEREVEIAMREKELAEMKRDESERVIDDLKREIERVVMEKSRHEARIFQLENEAGQLSKIELGLRKENAVLHVKVLELEKSVEEATGKGEVLEREIKVLGEEKREKEQSFKKLTEEVKSQKELLDTVTEELKKKEERIKEIKLKKNEIKEAKVRQKKEIAELTSQVKEERDFVSTLRNSCDEQKEKNVQLVSEVSRYKDALDRVTQEKAEALKNLEGEKKQVEDLMLTILGREKTIKEIEKELEKLRSVRENIAEKNKAMESRLESLVKEKDVLQKNLVEAQTKTRDWEAKFESEGTKMELALTLLKNTAARVSLKSEGKEEVATNDPKVGEEIKPYAVELDAIQTAFRNKEKMVGDLQKQLESMQKSSEAQKKKSFWTLISSATTLIAAASFAYVSKAR, via the coding sequence aTGGCCAAAAAGAAAGTGACCCTCCAACCCAATGACACCAAAGAAGTAACCCATCACTCCAAAACCCACCACATTACCCACAaagccgccgccgccgccgccatgGACGAGCCGTCCGAGAAGCTCGAGAACCTCAAGTCGCTGAACTCTCTGCTGCTCAAGGAGACCAAGGACCGCCGGCAGCAGGTGGAGTCGCTGGTGCAGGCCAAGGCGGGTTTGGAGTCCGAGCTTAGTCGGTTCCTAGTGGAGAGTGAGTCGCTTGTGAGCGAGTTGAGTGAGAAGAGCGAGGAAAATGTTGGGTTGGAGTTGGAGAAGACTGTTTATGGTGTTTTTGTTCTGGCCCAGATGGGGCaaatgatgagagagagagttgagatTGAGAGGGCGATGAGTGAGAGAGATggtgagattgtggagttgaagaGGGAAGTGGAGGAGCTTGCGGGTGGACTCGAAATCGAGAAGGGGAAGCTGAGCAGAGTGTGCTGGGAGAGGGATTGTGTGAAGAGGGATTTCAGTGACCTCTCGGAGGAGGCGAATGGGTTGAAGTTgaaagtggtggaaatggaaaagaaGGAGAGGGTTTTCGGGGAGGAATTCCAGAAGCTGAAAGTGCATTGCAATGGGTTGGTGCAGGACAAGGCTGGGAAGGAGAGGGAGGTTGAGATTGCAATGAGAGAGAAGGAGTTGGCTGAGATGAAGCGCGATGAGTCGGAGAGAGTGATCGATGATTTGAAGAGGGAGATTGAAAGGGTTGTGATGGAAAAGAGCAGGCATGAAGCGAGGATTTTTCAATTGGAGAATGAAGCGGGGCAGTTGAGTAAGATCGAATTGGGTTTGAGGAAGGAGAATGCAGTGTTGCACGTGAAGGTTTTGGAGTTGGAGAAGAGTGTTGAGGAGGCTACGGGGAAGGGAGAGGTGTTGGAGAGGGAGATTAAGGTTTTGGGGGAAGAGAAGAGGGAGAAGGAGCAGAGTTTCAAGAAGTTGACTGAGGAAGTGAAATCACAGAAGGAACTTTTGGATACGGTTACTGAGGAattgaagaaaaaggaagaaagaatcaAGGAAATCAAGCTAAAGAAGAATGAGATCAAGGAGGCAAAAGTGAGGCAAAAGAAGGAAATTGCTGAGTTGACAAGTCAAGTGAAAGAAGAAAGGGATTTTGTTTCTACATTGCGAAATTCATGCGACGAGCAGAAAGAGAAGAATGTGCAGTTGGTTTCTGAAGTTAGTCGATATAAGGATGCTCTTGATCGTGTTACACAGGAGAAGGCAGAGGCTCTGAAGAATTTGGAAGGGGAGAAGAAACAAGTGGAAGACCTAATGCTGACCATTTTGGGGAGGGAGAAGACAATCAAAGAAATCGAGAAAGAGTTGGAGAAACTGAGGAGTGTGCGTGAGAACATTGCTGAGAAAAATAAGGCCATGGAGAGCCGGTTGGAATCACTGGTGAAGGAAAAAGATGTGCTGCAGAAGAACCTTGTCGAGGCTCAGACGAAAACTCGTGATTGGGAGGCTAAATTTGAATCAGAAGGAACCAAAATGGAGCTTGCTTTGACTCTGCTGAAGAACACTGCAGCACGTGTATCTTTGAAATCCGAAGGCAAGGAAGAAGTGGCTACCAATGATCCCAAGGTTGGCGAAGAAATTAAGCCGTATGCTGTGGAGTTGGATGCCATACAGACTGCTTTCagaaacaaggagaagatggttGGAGACTTGCAGAAACAACTCGAGTCTATGCAGAAGTCATCCGAGGcacagaagaagaagagtttCTGGACTTTGATCTCATCAGCGACAACCCTTATTGCTGCAGCATCTTTTGCATATGTTTCCAAAGCGCGCTGA